One segment of Solanum stenotomum isolate F172 chromosome 1, ASM1918654v1, whole genome shotgun sequence DNA contains the following:
- the LOC125871319 gene encoding protein phosphatase inhibitor 2-like isoform X1, with protein sequence MCRGAHVKWDEANLEEIEVNKPVRQKITEPKTPFHRSIDDDDGSPSPWDTIEEASALDEASSSENKSRQSGWPSSDDEADIMDQDDEDSGSERSRSFREHRRAHYDEYRKIKELRREGSSLEGASDDEIEDLEKRDGRCNTSSSLTSAVEGIDISEGSTDDSK encoded by the exons ATGTGCAGGGGGGCACATGTAAAATGGGATGAGGCAAATCTGGAAGAAATTGAGGTAAATAAGCCAGTGAGGCAGAAAATAACTGAACCAAAGACACCATTTCACCGTTCGATCGACGATGATGATG GATCTCCATCTCCGTGGGATACTATTGAGGAGGCCAGTGCATTGGATGAAGCTTCTTCCAGTGAAAATAAATCCCGCCAGTCTGGCTGGCCATCTTCTGACGATGAGGCTGATATCATGGACCAAGACGACGAAG ATTCTGGTTCAGAAAGGAGCAGGAGCTTTAGGGAGCACAGGCGAGCACACTATGACGAATATAGGAAAATCAAAGAACTGCGTAGAGAGGGCTCCTCTCTTGAAGGAGCATCCGACGATGAGATTGAGGATCTTGAGAAAAGGGATGGTAGGTGTAATACATCATCGTCATTGACATCTGCTGTTGAGGGCATTGACATTTCAGAAGGAAGCACAGACGATTCTAAATAG
- the LOC125871319 gene encoding protein phosphatase inhibitor 2-like isoform X2: MGAHVKWDEANLEEIEVNKPVRQKITEPKTPFHRSIDDDDGSPSPWDTIEEASALDEASSSENKSRQSGWPSSDDEADIMDQDDEDSGSERSRSFREHRRAHYDEYRKIKELRREGSSLEGASDDEIEDLEKRDGRCNTSSSLTSAVEGIDISEGSTDDSK; the protein is encoded by the exons GGGGGCACATGTAAAATGGGATGAGGCAAATCTGGAAGAAATTGAGGTAAATAAGCCAGTGAGGCAGAAAATAACTGAACCAAAGACACCATTTCACCGTTCGATCGACGATGATGATG GATCTCCATCTCCGTGGGATACTATTGAGGAGGCCAGTGCATTGGATGAAGCTTCTTCCAGTGAAAATAAATCCCGCCAGTCTGGCTGGCCATCTTCTGACGATGAGGCTGATATCATGGACCAAGACGACGAAG ATTCTGGTTCAGAAAGGAGCAGGAGCTTTAGGGAGCACAGGCGAGCACACTATGACGAATATAGGAAAATCAAAGAACTGCGTAGAGAGGGCTCCTCTCTTGAAGGAGCATCCGACGATGAGATTGAGGATCTTGAGAAAAGGGATGGTAGGTGTAATACATCATCGTCATTGACATCTGCTGTTGAGGGCATTGACATTTCAGAAGGAAGCACAGACGATTCTAAATAG